One Xiphophorus hellerii strain 12219 chromosome 1, Xiphophorus_hellerii-4.1, whole genome shotgun sequence DNA segment encodes these proteins:
- the nav1a gene encoding neuron navigator 1 isoform X10 encodes MSGRVLNGKMLQLSAPQRAGRTMHFLSSWDESSSISSGLSDGSDNLSSEEFNTSPTLNSLPTTPIGSRRNSAMVMRTDAEKRSLVESGLSWDSDDSKPGRKSKSGSSFDTGSLKSESANKWKGEKGELKKPQTISQGHGLKKGRNPPVGVTSPITHTSQSGLKVAGSVKSDGKPMDKSRLAVKASGLQRSSSDAGKDHRNGTGSGEQRKPPSGLVRPSAGGNFGFKKTPTSTSSTANNPSTPTVGSSGVSSVPSGLAAVGKIPKTSGIPVKPCTGGGGRKTSLDVSNSDQSGFLSSNARTSLQYRSLPRPAKTSTLTLTRPSSARPMSTTVDTSSGLTKPSTTSPQGSKLKEPCSGLSSGKTGGRGIPSPSPVNQTDREKEKERAKAKAVVSDSECGNGPLKGNPAQTPSENGGKLHGLRPPSSVKGMDLSSPNTQRLSGVRSLSKPPSMAQLDKLNSDSLDIDVQDGLPPKIPPYSKLQERSSSPGMSTSPCLTPSPAPILNVNSSACFSSSGIGLGPRQVTSLGVGGSEGSTSPLLYPRTSGLHRSLESLPLQMSLAPEPQERDKERVRGTLGRSTIALESQDKNREVDRDPPSSWSSGSKASITLKDSSQRDRNTLPKKGLSFSGPSQPEEEAKEKGERRHSHTVLSMTDSLTLPLLSSPTSLPRTSKTSMVPSPVGGPNRMTRSNSIPAHDASMELYSASPLGSTMSLAERPRSMGMVRSGSFREREPNDEVHGSVLSLASNASSSYSSVSVGSVQNQAEERIQGEQIRMLRRELESSQEKVSNLTTQLTANANLVAAFEQSLALMTARLQSLSISHEQKDSELVEMRETIEALKTRNEEAQAVIHGALNNQDNMKDLRIRRQNSCESISSLNSLTSMSSVGSLKDQDAKKKKKKSWVFELRSSFNKAFSIKKGPKTYSDIEEIATPDSSAPNSPKMAHEGGEVEEDLPSSLKMSASATSSMIMETVEEGDNGEKAVSELRSELWEKERKLTDIRLEALSSAHQLEQLREAMNNMQSTVDNLKAENDHLKTGSQFPLSSPGPTSSTSQPSGLASLLGPSGNPPMSLSLTKSFSLSLNDCKAPEVSSCDLLSTSSQHDEVCAKVLVRTGDQMEDRKQLQEFCLGSVTISQRTDWTCLDSLIAKTFQDYLSQVDPTGSLGLTCDSLHMYQLNQGVQRTVEGDRPQDLPHQCLGSGPVQIFATLKGLREKSVDSLVFETLIPKPMMLHYISLLMKHRRLVLSGPSGTGKTYLAQHLAHYLLQRSQIDTSDSDHESCALGRCAAVTFNMHRQSQKDLQLYLSNLANQIDRECGGEVPLVVIIDDISDSAAITELVNGALTCKYHKCPYIIGTTNQPVRMTSNHGLHLSFRMVTFSNNVEPANGFLLRYLHRKAVETHQEEERDPTHRQTLLRVLDWIPQLWYHLHAFLEKHSTSDFLIGPCFFLSCPVSVAEFRQWFIDLWNHSIIPYLQEGAKDGIKVHGQKAVWEDPVEWVRGTLPWPNAQQDQARLFHLPPPSIGLPNEEKKPPKDTPPPSTLESDPLMAMLLKLQESANYIESPEREGCLDPSLQTTL; translated from the exons ATGAGCGGGCGCgttttgaatgggaaaatgctgCAGCTGTCGGCTCCGCAGCGCGCAGGGAGGACAATGCACTTTCTGTCAAG TTGGGATGAGAGCAGTTCCATCAGCAGTGGCCTGAGTGACGGCTCAGACAACCTGAGCTCCGAAGAGTTCAACACGAGTCCCACTCTCAACTCCCTCCCTACCACTCCCATTGGCTCACGCAGGAACTCAGCCATGGTG ATGCGCACAGATGCAGAGAAGAGATCTCTGGTGGAAAGTGGTTTGTCTTGGGACTCTGATGACAGCAAGCCCGGTCGCAAAAGCAAAAGCGGTAGCTCCTTCGATACAGGAAGCTTGAAGTCTGAGTCGGCCAACAAGTGGAAAGGAGAGAAGGGTGAGCTGAAGAAACCGCAGACCATCAGTCAGGGACATGGGCTGAAGAAAGGGAGAAACCCACCTGTGGGAGTCACATCCCCAATCACACACACCTCTCAGAGTGGCCTCAAAGTAGCAG GTTCTGTGAAGTCAGATGGGAAGCCCATGGACAAATCCCGACTAGCAGTGAAGGCTTCGGGACTTCAGCGTTCTTCCTCTGATGCGGGTAAAGACCATCGAAATGGCACTGGAAGCGGTGAACAGCGAAAACCCCCATCTGGCCTGGTCAGGCCTTCAGCTGGTGGAAATTTTGGCTTCAAGAAAACCCCTACATCTACCAGTAGCACTGCAAACAATCCCAGTACACCCACTGTTGGGAGTTCAGGCGTCAGCTCCGTGCCCAGCGGCTTAGCGGCTGTAGGGAAGATTCCAAAAACATCTGGTATTCCCGTTAAACCATGTACAGGTGGTGGAGGACGTAAGACAAGTCTGGATGTTTCAAACAGTGACCAAAGTGGCTTTCTGTCTTCAAATGCCAGGACCTCTCTTCAGTACCGCTCCCTACCTCGTCCTGCGAAGACAAGCACCCTGACGCTGACCCGGCCGAGCTCAGCTCGCCCAATGAGCACCACCGTGGACACTAGCTCTGGGCTAACAAAGCCTTCAACAACATCGCCACAGGGCTCTAAGCTCAAGGAACCCTGCTCAGGACTAAGTTCTGGTAAGACTGGAGGACGTGGAATTCCCAGTCCGAGTCCTGTCAATCAAACTgacagagaaaaggaaaaagagagagCCAAAGCTAAAGCAGTAGTGTCAGACTCTGAGTGTGGAAATGGGCCTTTGAAGGGCAATCCTGCTCAGACCCCTTCAGAGAATGGAGGGAAGCTTCATGGGCTCAGACCGCCCAGCAGTGTCAAGGGCATGGATCTGTCTTCACCCAACACCCAAAG GTTGTCTGGGGTACGCAGTCTGTCAAAGCCTCCATCCATGGCCCAACTGGACAAGCTGAACTCAGACAGTCTGGACATAGATGTTCAGGATGGTTTGCCTCCAAAGATTCCTCCCTACTCTAAGCTCCAAGAACGTTCAAGCTCACCAGGAATGTCCACGAGCCCCTGTCTGACCCCCAGCCCCGCACCTATACTCAATGTGAACTCCTCAGCCTGCTTTTCCAGCTCCGGCATTGGCCTGGGACCGAGGCAAGTCACTTCTCTCGGTGTTGGAGGGAGTGAAGGCAGTACCTCTCCCCTACTCTACCCTCGCACATCAGGACTACATCGCAGTTTGGAGTCTCTGCCCTTACAGATGAGTCTGGCTCCAGAACCCCAGGAGAGGGATAAAGAGAGGGTGAGGGGCACCTTGGGGAGAAGCACCATCGCCTTAGAGTCTCAAGACAAAAATCGAGAAGTGGACAGGGACCCTCCTTCCAGCTGGAGCTCTGGGAGTAAAGCCTCAATCACACTCAAAGACAG TTcccagagagacagaaacacactGCCAAAGAAAGGTTTAAG TTTCAGTGGACCCTCTCAGCCTGAGGAGGAAGCAAAAGAGAAAGGAGAGAGGAGACACTCGCATACCGTCCTCAGTATGACGGACTCTCTCACCCTCCCACTGCTGTCCTCACCCACCTCCCTGCCCCGCACCTCGAAGACCAGTATGG TACCCAGCCCCGTAGGCGGACCCAACAGGATGACCCGGTCCAACAGCATCCCAGCACACGACGCCTCCATGGAACTTTATAGTGCGTCGCCACTGGGCAGCACCATGTCCTTGGCCGAACGTCCGCGCAGCATGGGGATGGTTCGCTCTGGATCCTTCAGGGAAAGAGAGCCCAATGATGAAG TTCATGGGTCTGTTCTCTCCCTGGCCTCAAACGCCTCGTCGAGCTACTCTTCGGTGAGTGTGGGCAGCGTGCAGAATCAG GCTGAGGAAAGGATTCAGGGAGAG CAAATCCGCATGTTAAGGAGAGAGCTGGAGTCATCGCAGGAGAAGGTTTCCAATCTGACCACACAGCTAACAGCGAAT GCAAACCTAGTGGCTGCCTTCGAGCAAAGCCTGGCCCTGATGACAGCTCGGTTGCAGAGTCTGTCGATAAGCCACGAACAAAAG GACTCAGAGCTGGTGGAGATGCGGGAGACTATCGAAGCCCTGAAGACCAGGAATGAAGAAGCACAGGCCGTCATCCACGGAGCCTTAAACAACCAAGATAACATGAAAG ACCTTCGCATCCGACGTCAGAACTCATGTGAGAGCATCTCCAGTCTGAACAGCTTGACCAGCATGTCGAGTGTGGGCAGCTTGAAAGATCAAGacgcaaagaagaagaaaaagaagagctgG GTTTTTGAG CTGAGGAGCTCCTTCAACAAGGCCTTTAGTATCAAAAAAGGCCCCAAAACCTACTCAGACATCGAGGAAATCGCCACACCAGACTCCTCAGCTCCCAACTCGCCAAAGATGGCTCATGAGGGAGGAGAAGTGGAGGAGGACCTGCCTTCGTCCCTGAAAATGTCAGCATCTGCTACGTCTTCCAT GATCATGGAAACAGTAGAAGAGGGAGACAATGGTGAAAAAGCGGTATCAGAGTTACGGTCTGAACTCtgggagaaagagaggaagcTGACAGATATCCGTCTGGAGGCCTTAAGTTCTGCCCATCAGCTGGAGCAGCTCCGAGAAGCCATGAACAACATGCAG TCCACTGTGGACAACCTAAAGGCAGAAAACGACCActtgaaaacaggaagtcagttCCCTCTCTCCAGCCCGGGtcccacctcctccacctctcaGCCGTCGGGCCTGGCTTCTCTCCTGGGGCCTTCTGGGAATCCGCCGATGAGCTTGTCCCTCACCAAGTCCTTCAGCCTAAGCTTAAATGATTGTAAAGCTCCAG AAGTGTCTTCTTGTGACTTGCTAAGTACGTCGTCTCAGCATGACGAGGTCTGCGCAAAAGTCCTGGTTCGCACCGGAGATCAAATGGAG GACAGGAAACAGCTGCAGGAATTCTGCCTGGGCTCAGTGACAATCAGCCAACGAACTGACTGGACCTGCCTTGACTCCCTCATTGCTAAGACCTTTCAA GACTACTTGAGTCAAGTGGACCCGACGGGAAGCCTGGGTTTGACCTGCGACTCTCTGCACATGTACCAGCTGAACCAAGGAGTACAGAGGACAGTAGAGGGGGACAGGCCTCAGGACTTGCCCCATCAATGCCTTGGCAGTGGCCCAGTTCAAATTTTTGCAACTTTGAAAG GTCTGAGAGAAAAAAGTGTTGATTCGCTGGTGTTTGAGACTCTGATACCGAAGCCCATGATGCTGCACTACATCAGTCTGCTAATGAAGCACAGACGCCTGGTCCTGTCTGGACCCAGCGGGACAGGAAAGACATATCTGGCCCAACATCTGGCCCACTACCTCCTGCAGCGCAGCCAGATCGACACATCGGACAGCGACCATGAGTCGTGTGCGTTGGGTCGCTGTGCTGCTGTCACCTTCAACATGCACCGGCAGTCGCAGAAG GATTTGCAGTTGTACCTGTCAAATCTGGCAAATCAGATTGACAGAGAGTGTGGAGGGGAGGTGCCATTGGTTGTTATCATAGATGATATTAGCGATTCAGCGGCCATCACTGAGCTCGTCAACGGAGCCCTCACTTGCAAGTATCACAAATG TCCTTACATTATCGGAACAACCAATCAACCTGTGAGGATGACCTCCAATCATGGCCTGCACCTTAGCTTCAG GATGGTTACGTTCTCCAATAATGTGGAGCCGGCCAATGGGTTCCTGCTGAGGTATCTGCACCGTAAAGCCGTGGagacccaccaggaggaggagcGTGACCCAACGCACCGCCAGACACTTCTACGTGTCCTCGACTGGATCCCTCAGCTCTGGTACCACCTGCACGCCTTCTTGGAGAAACACAGCACCTCAGACTTCCTCATAG GTCCCTGCTTCTTCCTGTCATGCCCAGTGTCAGTAGCAGAGTTCAGGCAGTGGTTCATTGACCTGTGGAACCACTCCATCATACCGTACCTCCAAGAGGGAGCCAAAGATGGCATCAAG GTGCATGGTCAGAAAGCAGTGTGGGAGGACCCAGTGGAGTGGGTGAGAGGCACTCTGCCTTGGCCAAATGCACAGCAGGACCAGGCCAGGCTCTTTCACCTCCCTCCTCCCAGCATCGGGCTGCCCAATGAGGAGAAGAAGCCCCCAAAAGATACACCTCCACCCAGCACACTGGAGTCAGACCCTCTG ATGGCCATGTTGCTGAAGCTTCAGGAGTCTGCCAACTATATCGAGTCTCCAGAGAGAGAAGGCTGCCTGGATCCCAGTCTGCAGACTACACTCTGA